In Eucalyptus grandis isolate ANBG69807.140 chromosome 4, ASM1654582v1, whole genome shotgun sequence, the following proteins share a genomic window:
- the LOC120292586 gene encoding uncharacterized protein LOC120292586, whose amino-acid sequence MEAGDGLPVSPPENTSGVSPVSSKDMSAKKHLEIEGRLVFRVSLKSEKADNDDSTTRINPSPVEKDEEKKREPWDLRPRKDTRPGHRNPERDTAVETKSKKEIPERTRKFPVALSSEEIKEDLAFLAGGKRLRKMQKRPRSVHQHNDDLFPGARLGSITMKSYNFH is encoded by the coding sequence ATGGAAGCAGGCGATGGTCTTCCGGTTTCTCCTCCCGAGAATACCTCCGGTGTTTCcccagtttcttcaaaagacATGTCTGCGAAGAAACATTTGGAGATCGAGGGGAGATTGGTATTTCGTGTCTCTTTGAAAAGCGAAAAAGCCGACAACGACGATAGTACTACGCGAATCAACCCAAGTCCAGTGGAGAAAGAcgaggagaagaaaagggagcCGTGGGATTTGAGACCAAGAAAGGACACACGGCCAGGGCATCGCAATCCTGAGAGAGACACGGCCGTAGAAACGAAGAGCAAGAAGGAGATTCCAGAGAGGACAAGGAAGTTTCCGGTGGCGCTGTCGAGTGAAGAAATCAAAGAGGATCTGGCATTCTTGGCGGGTGGCAAGAGACTGAGAAAGATGCAGAAGAGACCCAGGAGCGTGCATCAACATAACGACGACCTTTTCCCAGGTGCGCGCTTGGGTTCGATCACGATGAAGAGTTACAACTTCCACTAA